A region of the Burkholderia pyrrocinia genome:
CCCGTCGGGCGTACGGACGACGATGCCGCGCGCGAAGCCGAACGCGCGCTCCAGCCATTCGAGCGCGGTGCGCGGATCGCGGTAGTACACGGCGACGCTGATAGGCGGATGGCGGTCGGGCTGGCGCATCGTGTGTCTCCGGTCGTGGGCACGAGCGACTCATTCTCCGCGCGTCGACCGTACCGATCAACCGCCGCAGCCGGCGCCGCGCATGTTGCAACGGCGCGACATCCGAGCCGCGCCGGGCGCAGGCAGCGTGCCGGTCATCACGCATGAACGACCCGCCTCGGCCGCGCACGGCGCGTCGTGTCAGTTTTGTGAAGGACTCTTGCCGGATCCGGAAAGGTGCGCTCGCGGCCCTGGCGGCCTTGCGCGCGCCGTGCATTCCTATACTTGCGCCGAACTTTTGTTTCCAGTCCCACACGCAGGAGCCTCACCATGAAAAAAACCCTCATCGCCGGCGCATGCAGCGCCGCGCTGTTCGCGCCGCTCGCACACGCGCAAAGCTCGGTCACGCTGTACGGCCTGATCGACGCCGGCATCGCGTACACCAACAACGTGAATGGCGCGTCACAGTGGCGCATGGCCAGCGGCACGATCAACGGCAGCCGCTTCGGCCTGCGCGGCAGCGAGGATCTCGGCGGCGGCCTGAAGGCGCTGTTCGTGCTCGAAAACGGCTTCAACGCGAACAACGGCGGGCTCGGCCAGGACGGCAAGCTGTTCGGCCGCCACGCGTATGTCGGCCTGAGCCAGGCCGGCTACGGTACGCTGACGCTCGGCCGCCAGTACGACACGATGGTCGACTTCGTCGCGCCGCTGTCCGCGACGGCCGGCGACTTCGGCGATGCGGGCTTCGCGCATCCGTTCGACAACGACAACCTGAACCACTCGCTGCGCATCAACAACGCGGTCAAGTACACGAGCGATACGCTCGCGGGCTTCAAGGTCGGCGCGATGTACGCGTTCTCCAACTCGACGAACTTCAGCGCCAACCGCGCATACAGCGTCGCGGCGAGCTACACGAACGGCCCGTTGAAGGTGGCCGGCGCGTACCTGCAGATGAACGGCACGAAGGGCTCGACGAGCGCGAGCCCCGGCGCGACCGATTCCGCCGAAGCAAAGAGCGTGAGCCAGGGCGGCTGGTCGATCGGCTCGGATCGCATGCGCACGTACGGCGGCGGCGTGAGCTACGTGTTCGGCCCGGCAACCGTCGGCTTCGTCTATACGCGTTCGCAGTACGACAACACGGGCTCGTTCGGCTCGACCGGCCAGGTCGCGTTCAACAACTACGACGTGAACGTGCGCTATGCGGTGACGCCGGCCGTCAGCCTCGGCGCCGCGTACGTGTACACGGACGCCAGCGTGTCGAACCCCGACAGCAAGCACGGCACCGATCCGAAGTGGCACCAGGTCGACCTGCAGGCCGTGTACAAGCTGTCGCGCCGCACCGACCTGTACGCGGAAGCGATGTACCAGCACGCGTCCGGGCGCGGCTACCAGGCGTTCATCAACACGTCGGGCGGCGCATCGAGCACGGCGAACCAGGTCGTCGGCACGATCGGCATGCGTACGCGCTTCTGACCGGCGTGACGCAGCGTCGCCCGCCGGCCACGAACCCGTGTTCGCATACGGGTTCGTTCGCCGCGGGCGACGTGCGCCAATGTTGTTCCATCTGGAAGGCAGCCTGCCTGGAATCGGGGTTTTTGCGCGTGCGGGCGCTGCGTAGACTGGCGTTGAAGGTCAGGGTCACGCATCGCGCGTCGAACCGGCCCCTACCCCGTACCCAGGAGAACCTCGTGAAATCGCTCGTCGTTACCGCCGCCGCTGCCGTCCTGCTTGCCGCACCGGTCCTGTCGTTCGCCCAGTCGGCAAAGTCGCCCGTCACGCGCGCGCAGGTGCTGCAGGAACTGTACGACCTCGAATCGGTCGGCTACAACCCGTCGCTCGGCGACGCCGGCAACTATCCGGACGACATCATGGCCGCGCAGGCGCGTCTTGCAGCGAAGCGTCTCGCCGAGCACAAGGCCGCGCAAGCCGCATACGGCCCGGCCGGTGCAGCCGCAACCGAATCGGGCGCGGCGGCGAAGCCCGCGCTGTGACGATGTGACGATGCGCGTCGCCCGCACGAATCGTGTGCCGCGGGCGGCGCGCATGTCGCGTCTGCATGAAGAAGCCTGTTGCGCGATCACCGGCCAACGTAACGTATCGACGTACCGATGCACGCCCGGCGCTCAGGCCGCCTGCGGTTCGCGGTCGATCGCGTTCAGCATCTCGACGTCGCGCGCAATCATCCCCGGCACCTGTGCGCGCAGCATCTCGACCCAGGTCCGCACCTTCGCGTCGACGAAGCGGCGCGACGGATACAGCGCGTACACGTTCATCTTCTGCAGGATATGCGCGGGCAGCACGCGCACGAGCGTGCCGTCGCGCAGCGCGTCGATCGCCGAGTACAGCGGCAGCATGCCGATCCCGATGCCGTCGCGGATCGCGAGTGCGAGCGATTCGGCCGTATTGGTCTGCACCGGCCCGGCAACGTGGATCTGCTCGACGCCTTCGGGCCCTTCGAGCACCCATTCGTGTGTCGGGAACGCGGGCGTACACAGCGTCAGGCACGCGTGCGCGGCGAGATCCTGCGGACGGGCCGGCACGCCGTGTCGTTTCACATAGTCGGGCGACGCGCACAGGATGCTGAACGTCGAGCCGAGCAGATGCGACACGAGTTCCGAATCGGGCAGCGACGACGCGGTCACGACGGCCATGTCGTTCGTGCCGTCGAACAGGTCGGGCATGCGCTGCGACAGCGACAGTTCGATCGACACGTCCGGGAACTGCGCGTGATAGCGCGTCAGCGCGGGCAATACATAGTGATGACCGACACTCGCGAAGCTGTGCATGCGTAGCACGCCGGCAGGCCGTTCGTGCGCGCAGCTCGCCTCTTCTTCCGCGCGGTCGACGTCGGCGAGGATCTGGCGGCAACGCCGCAGATAGCTTTCGCCGGCCGACGTCAGCGCGAGGCGGCGCGTCGAGCGATTCATCAGACGGGTGCGCAGGCGCGCCTCGAGCTCCGACACCGCGCGCGACATCGCGCCCGTCGTCGAATTCAGCGATTGCGCGGCGGCCGTGAAGCTGCCGGTCTCGACGACGCGCGAAAACACCCGCATGTTTTGTAGGGTATCCATTCCTGTGAGCAACCTGTAGCGGAGCCGCTATTTTCCTCCACCGGATGCGACAGATTGTTACTCCGGCTGCAACTATCGTTTCCCCGCAACTGCGTTAATGCGCGGGCGCCGCACTCCTACAATCGGCGCCTCACCAGTCGAACGGACCCGTTTCGAAGCGCCGCGGTACCTTGCCCGGCACCGCACGGGCCCCCTCTTTTCATGAAGCCACAACCTGCGATCGAGCGACCTTCCATCGAACCGGCACGATGGAGAGCATGGCTCGATCCGCTCGGCGACGCGGCGCGCGACTGGGCCGCCAACGACGGGCTGATCTGGCTGCACCTCGCGAAAACCGTGTTCGCGGCCCTGCTGGCGATGGGCATCGCGATGCGTCTGGAGATGTCGCAGCCGCGCACGGCGATGACGACCGTGTTCGTGCTGATGCAGCCGCTGTCGGGGATGGTGTTCGCGAAGAGTTTCTATCGCGTGCTCGGCACGGCGGCCGGCCTCGTCGCCGCGCTCGCGCTCGGTGGGCTGTTCGCGCAGCAGCCAGAGCTGTACATGGCCGGCATCACGCTGTGGATCGGCGGCTGCATCGCGTTGGCGGTGCGCAACCGCCACTTCCGCTGGTACGGCTTCGTGCTCGCCGGCTACACGGCCGCGCTGATCGGCCTGCCGGCCGTGATGACGCCGCAGACGCTGTTCCAGTCCGCGCTCACGCGCGCCGCGGAAGTCGCGCTCGGCATCGCGTGTTCGGGCGCGGTCAGCGCGCTGATCCTGCCGCTCAGCTCGGCGAAGGCGCTGATGCGCTCGCTGAGCACGCGCCACTCGACGTTCGCGGCGTTCACGGCCGGCGCGCTCGCGGGCGACGTCGCCCGCGGCGATTTCGAGCGGCGCTTCGCCGATTTCGTCGACGACATCGTCGGCTTCGAAGCGAACCGCGCTTTCGCGTCGTTCGAGGATCCGCACATTCGCGCGCGCAGCCGCCGGCTCGCGCGGCTGAACAGCGAGTTCATGAACGCATGCACGCGGCTGCATGCGCTGCACCAGCTCGTCAAGCGCCTGCGCGTGAACGGCTCGGACGCGGTGCTCGACGCGCTGGCGCCGCACGTCGACGCGCTCGCGCAGCGGTTCGCCGCATTGCGCGACGAGCGACAGCGCGGCATCGCGCCGGCCACCGGCGCACTGCTCGAACTTCGCCGCTTCCACAGCGCGTTGCCTAAGGCCGCGCGCGCGTCGCGGCGGAGCATCGAGGAGCATGCGGCCGGCGGCCTGCTCGACTTCGATACCGCGATCGAGCTGCTGTACCGCTTCATCGGCGAATATCTCGGCTACGCCGATACCTACGCGTCGCTCGACCAGGACGATCACGCATTCGAGCGCTCGGTCACGCATTACGCGGTGAAGACCAATTCGTTCTTCGTCGGCTTCGCGTTCCTGCGCACGATCGTCGCCGTCGGCGCAATGAGCGCGTTCTGGCTCGCGTCCGAGTGGCCGAGCGGCTCGCTCGCGGTGATCGCCACCGCGATCGCGTGCGCGCTCAGCTCGACGTCGCCGCGCGCGCCGAAGTTCGTCGCGCAGATGGGCGTCGGCGCCGCATTCGCGACCGCCGTCGGTTACCTGTTCCTGTGCTACGTGTATCCGAACATCGACGGCTTCCCGCTGCTGTGCGCGACGCTCGCGCCGGTGCTCGGCCTCGGCGCGTTTCTCGCGATGCGGCCGGGGCTGTCCGGCTACGGGATCGGCTTCGCGGTGTTCTTCTGCCTGCTCGCGGGCCCCGACAATGCGATCGCGTATACGCCCGAGGTGCTGATCAACAACGGGCTGGCCGTCGTCGTCGCGATGCTCGCTTGCTCGATCGTGTTCGCGGTCGTGTTCCCCACCCACATGCCGTGGCTCACGGGCCGCATCGCGCACGACCTGCGGCGCCAGGTCACGCTTGCGTGCGAAGGCGCGCCGGACGGCCTCGCGCAGCGCTTCCAGTCGAGCACGCACGACCTGATGGCGCAGTTGCGCACGCTGCTCGTGCGACGCACGCGGCAGCACCGCGACGCGCTGCGCTGGATGCTGTCGACGCTCGAGGTCGGCCATGCGGTGATCGACCTGCGCGACGAACTGCACACGTTCTGCGCATCGAAACCGCCGCAGACGCTGCACTGGACCGGTTCGATCGACGCGGTGCTGCACGAGCTGCCGCGCTTCTTCGACGACCCGACACCAGGCCATCACGCGCGCACGCTGAAATCGGTGAACCTTGCGATCCGCGCGGCGCAGCACACGCTGCAGGCGTGGCATGCGGTGCCCGACGCGCGCCGCAGCATGCAGCGGATCGTCGGCTGCCTGCACTTCATGCGCAGCGCGCTGCTGGACAAGGACGCGCCGTTCAACCGGCATCGCCATTGAACATCGGTGCGCGCGCAACGGGATCCTTGTTCCGAATGGAAATAAGCTCTACAGGCGCGGTGATTAATCTTTAAGCAGTGCGAGCCTATAGTTTCCTCACTGCCAGCGAGACTGGCACTCACCCAGGAGAAACAAAATGAAGCCGCTGCATCTCGCCCTCGTTGCCCTGTCGCTCACCGCTGCTGTCGCCCACGCACAGCCCGCGCCGGCCGACGTCGCACGGCAACAGGCGAACCGCGCCGAAGCCGTCAAGGCCGCAGGCCGCGTCGATCGTGCGCAATCGAAGCAGGAAGACCCGAACGCCTGTGTCGGCCCCGTCAGCTTCTGCAACATCTACTTCGGCAGCTGAGCATGACGCCGCGTCGTCACGGCCAGGCCCGCAACGCCCGCATCGAATCCGCGGGCGGGCGGCGGACCGGCCGATCGCCGCATCGCCGCCCCGCTCCACGCCGCTTCGATTGAAGCGGCGCATGCCGTTTCAGGCGCCGCGCCCCGGCCGCCACCCCACTTCTCGCAACGCATCCAGCAAGCGCGCCTGCCCGAGCCCTTCGACCCGCGCACCACGCGATTCGACGTCGCCGCCCGCGACGAGCGCGTTCACGATCGCTTCCTCCACGGCTTCCGCCGCCGCGACGAACAGCGCGGAAATATGGTCGTTGTTGACCATCTTCACGCCGGTGGTCGGTGCGCCCTTGCTGCCGTAGTTCGCGGCCGGCAGCCCGTCATTGTCGGTTGCGAACGCAAGGAAGATGTCGCCGCTCGAATCCTCGGTGCCGCCGCCGACGCGGGCGAGCCCGACGCTCGCGCGCTGCGCGAGGCGCGTGCATTGATGCGGCAGCAGCGGCGCGTCGGTCGCGATCGTGACGACGATCGAACCCATGCCGGCCTCGCCTGTCGCGTCGGGGGCCCGGAACGGCGAATGCACGTGCCGCAGCACTTCGCCGACCGGATAGCCGGCCACGCGCAGCATCTCGCGCACGCCGTAGTTCGCCTGCACGAGCGCGCCGACGGTCCAGCCGCCCGCATCGGCCGCGAGCACGCGCGACGCGGTGCCGATGCCGCCCTTGAACTCATGGCAGATCATCCCCGTGCCGCCGCCCACGCCGCCTTCGGCGACCGGCCCCGACTGCGCGGCGGTCAGCGCGCGCAGTACGTGCGCGGCGTTGACGTGCTGCCCCCAGATGTCGTTCAGCAGCCCGTCGTAGGTTTCCATCACGACCGGCATGCACCAGTACACGCGGCCGGCCGCCGCTTCCCGCTCGTTCGCGACGAGCGCGTCGCGCACCGCGCCGACGCTGTGCGTGTTCGTATAGGCGATCGGCGTCGTCAGCAGGCCGGCCTCGCGGATCCATTCGAGCCCCGTCGCATCGCCGTTGCCGTTCAGCACGTGCACGCCGGCGAAACAGGGCGAATCGTGCGCGGCGCCCGCGCGCGGTTCGATGACGGTGACGCCGGTGCGGATCGATGCGTCACCGTTCTCGACGTTCAGCGTGCAATGTCCGACCCGCACGCCCGGAACGTCCGTGATCGCGTTGAAGCGGCCCGGCGTGCCGAGTCCGATGCGGATGCCGAGATCCCTCGTGCGCATGATGCAATTCCTCCAGTCTTTCAATGGTTCGGTGTTTCGGTGTTGCAAGGTGACGATCCGGCGCTCAAAGCGCGCGGAATGCTTCGCTGTGGCGCGCCCAGACGACATACATCACGAGTGCGGCAACCAGCAGCCCCGCGATGATGATCAGGTCGGTCGGCTTCGTTGCCGTCGCCAGCGTCGT
Encoded here:
- a CDS encoding FUSC family protein, encoding MKPQPAIERPSIEPARWRAWLDPLGDAARDWAANDGLIWLHLAKTVFAALLAMGIAMRLEMSQPRTAMTTVFVLMQPLSGMVFAKSFYRVLGTAAGLVAALALGGLFAQQPELYMAGITLWIGGCIALAVRNRHFRWYGFVLAGYTAALIGLPAVMTPQTLFQSALTRAAEVALGIACSGAVSALILPLSSAKALMRSLSTRHSTFAAFTAGALAGDVARGDFERRFADFVDDIVGFEANRAFASFEDPHIRARSRRLARLNSEFMNACTRLHALHQLVKRLRVNGSDAVLDALAPHVDALAQRFAALRDERQRGIAPATGALLELRRFHSALPKAARASRRSIEEHAAGGLLDFDTAIELLYRFIGEYLGYADTYASLDQDDHAFERSVTHYAVKTNSFFVGFAFLRTIVAVGAMSAFWLASEWPSGSLAVIATAIACALSSTSPRAPKFVAQMGVGAAFATAVGYLFLCYVYPNIDGFPLLCATLAPVLGLGAFLAMRPGLSGYGIGFAVFFCLLAGPDNAIAYTPEVLINNGLAVVVAMLACSIVFAVVFPTHMPWLTGRIAHDLRRQVTLACEGAPDGLAQRFQSSTHDLMAQLRTLLVRRTRQHRDALRWMLSTLEVGHAVIDLRDELHTFCASKPPQTLHWTGSIDAVLHELPRFFDDPTPGHHARTLKSVNLAIRAAQHTLQAWHAVPDARRSMQRIVGCLHFMRSALLDKDAPFNRHRH
- a CDS encoding LysR family transcriptional regulator, whose product is MDTLQNMRVFSRVVETGSFTAAAQSLNSTTGAMSRAVSELEARLRTRLMNRSTRRLALTSAGESYLRRCRQILADVDRAEEEASCAHERPAGVLRMHSFASVGHHYVLPALTRYHAQFPDVSIELSLSQRMPDLFDGTNDMAVVTASSLPDSELVSHLLGSTFSILCASPDYVKRHGVPARPQDLAAHACLTLCTPAFPTHEWVLEGPEGVEQIHVAGPVQTNTAESLALAIRDGIGIGMLPLYSAIDALRDGTLVRVLPAHILQKMNVYALYPSRRFVDAKVRTWVEMLRAQVPGMIARDVEMLNAIDREPQAA
- a CDS encoding P1 family peptidase yields the protein MRTRDLGIRIGLGTPGRFNAITDVPGVRVGHCTLNVENGDASIRTGVTVIEPRAGAAHDSPCFAGVHVLNGNGDATGLEWIREAGLLTTPIAYTNTHSVGAVRDALVANEREAAAGRVYWCMPVVMETYDGLLNDIWGQHVNAAHVLRALTAAQSGPVAEGGVGGGTGMICHEFKGGIGTASRVLAADAGGWTVGALVQANYGVREMLRVAGYPVGEVLRHVHSPFRAPDATGEAGMGSIVVTIATDAPLLPHQCTRLAQRASVGLARVGGGTEDSSGDIFLAFATDNDGLPAANYGSKGAPTTGVKMVNNDHISALFVAAAEAVEEAIVNALVAGGDVESRGARVEGLGQARLLDALREVGWRPGRGA
- a CDS encoding porin, producing MKKTLIAGACSAALFAPLAHAQSSVTLYGLIDAGIAYTNNVNGASQWRMASGTINGSRFGLRGSEDLGGGLKALFVLENGFNANNGGLGQDGKLFGRHAYVGLSQAGYGTLTLGRQYDTMVDFVAPLSATAGDFGDAGFAHPFDNDNLNHSLRINNAVKYTSDTLAGFKVGAMYAFSNSTNFSANRAYSVAASYTNGPLKVAGAYLQMNGTKGSTSASPGATDSAEAKSVSQGGWSIGSDRMRTYGGGVSYVFGPATVGFVYTRSQYDNTGSFGSTGQVAFNNYDVNVRYAVTPAVSLGAAYVYTDASVSNPDSKHGTDPKWHQVDLQAVYKLSRRTDLYAEAMYQHASGRGYQAFINTSGGASSTANQVVGTIGMRTRF
- a CDS encoding DUF4148 domain-containing protein, with translation MKSLVVTAAAAVLLAAPVLSFAQSAKSPVTRAQVLQELYDLESVGYNPSLGDAGNYPDDIMAAQARLAAKRLAEHKAAQAAYGPAGAAATESGAAAKPAL